The proteins below come from a single Takifugu rubripes chromosome 10, fTakRub1.2, whole genome shotgun sequence genomic window:
- the LOC101078020 gene encoding WD repeat-containing protein 37-like isoform X1, with the protein MPGEGGSTSGSALAGRHPKQKRKAHSLSIRRTNSTEERPLGILRGDMLEGQDSKLPLSLRNNLLDLFSQIEREFENLYIENIELRREIDSLNERLTGDGQTVEGGDPSKGVLKTKASHSTSQLSQKLKTTYKASTSKCLYTFHGKIGGPCNFSVATWELWGGDSWIVSSFKATTGSRALCQLLKEYVGHRDGIWDLSVARTQPVVLGTASADHSALLWSIETGKCLLRYAGHAGSVNSIKFHPTEQMALTASGDQTAHIWRYMVQLPAPQPPPDVSALCDDDQDSSDREEGEVDGEGLCEVPTVRVATTTLKSHQGVVIAADWLVGGRQVVTASWDRAANLYEVETSELVHTLTGHDQELTHCCTHPTQRLVVTSSRDTTFRLWDFRDPSIHSVNVFQGHTDTVTSAVFTVGDNVVSGSDDRTVKVWDLKNMRSPIATIRTDSAVNRISVSANQRIIALPHDNRQVRLFDMSGVRLARLPRSNRMGHRRMVCCTAWNEENQSCNLFTCGFDRQAIGWNINIPALLQEK; encoded by the exons ATGCCTGGAGAGGGCGGAAGCACCAGCGGCTCTGCCTTGGCCGGCCGTCACCCTAAACAGAAGCGCAAGGCTCACAGTTTATCTATCCGGCGCACCaacagcacagaggagagaCCTCTAGGCATCCTAAGAGGAGATATGCtggagggacag GACTCCAAGCTGCCCCTTTCCTTACGGAACAACCTTCTGGACCTGTTCAGCCAGATTGAACGCGAGTTTGAAAACCTCTACATCGAGAATATTGAAT TGCGCCGGGAAATTGACTCCCTGAATGAGCGTTTGACTGGGGATGGACAGACTGTTGAGGGGGGAGATCCCAGCAAGGGAGTCCTGAAAACAAAAG CCAGTCACAGCACGAGCCAACTGTCACAGAAGCTGAAGACTACCTATAAAGCCTCAACCAGCAAG TGCTTGTACACTTTCCACGGAAAAATAGGTGGACCTTGCAACTTCAGTGTGGCCACATGGGAGTTGTGGGGCGGAGATTCATGG ATTGTATCCAGCTTTAAAGCCACCACAGGATCTCGAGCTTTGTGCCAGCTGCTCAAGGAGTATGTGGGGCACAGGGATGGAATCTGGGACCTGAGCGTTGCCCGAACTCAGCCCGTGGTACTGGGGACGgcctctgcag ATCATTCAGCTCTGCTGTGGAGTATAGAGACTGGGAAATGTCTGCTGAGGTATGCTGGCCATGCAGGATCAG TCAACTCTATCAAGTTCCACCCCACGGAGCAGATGGCCCTCACAG CCTCTGGGGACCAGACGGCTCACATCTGGCGCTACATGGTGCAGCTTCCTGCCCCCCAGCCTCCACCAGATGTCAGC GCGCTGTGCGATGACGACCAAGACTCTTCGGatagagaagagggggaggtggACGGCGAGGGGCTTTGTGAGGTCCCCACCGTTAGGGTCGCTACAACGACCCTGAAAAGTCACCAGGGGGTTGTGATCGCAGCTGACTGGTTGGTCGGAGGCCGCCAAGTGGTCACCGCTTCCTGGGATCGTGCTGCCAACCTGTACGAGGTGGAGACGTCTGAACTGGTTCACACGCTGACAG GACATGATCAAGAGCTGACCCACTGCTGCACCCACCCTACCCAGCGTCTGGTGGTCACTTCCTCCAGAGACACCACCTTCAGGCTGTGGGACTTCAGAGACCCGTCCATCCACTCTGTCAACGTCTTCCAGGGGCACACAGA CACGGTGACATCGGCGGTGTTCACGGTGGGTGACAACGTGGTTTCGGGAAGTGACGACCGCACTGTCAAAGTGTGGGATTTGAAGAACATGAGGTCACCCATAGCAACCATCCGCACTGACTCAGCTGTGAACAG GATCAGCGTCTCCGCCAACCAGAGGATCATCGCTCTTCCACATGACAACCGCCAGGTCCGACTGTTCGACATGAGCGGCGTGAGGCTGGCCAGGCTGCCACGCAGCAACAGAATG GGCCACAGGCGGATGGTGTGTTGCACAGCCTGGAACGAAGAGAACCAGTCGTGCAACCTGTTCACCTGCGGCTTCGATCGCCAGGCCATCGGCTGGAACATCAACATCCCCGCCTTGCTGCAGGAGAAGTGA
- the LOC101078020 gene encoding WD repeat-containing protein 37-like isoform X2, with protein MPGEGGSTSGSALAGRHPKQKRKAHSLSIRRTNSTEERPLGILRGDMLEGQDSKLPLSLRNNLLDLFSQIEREFENLYIENIELRREIDSLNERLTGDGQTVEGGDPSKGVLKTKASHSTSQLSQKLKTTYKASTSKCLYTFHGKIGGPCNFSVATWELWGGDSWIVSSFKATTGSRALCQLLKEYVGHRDGIWDLSVARTQPVVLGTASADHSALLWSIETGKCLLRYAGHAGSVNSIKFHPTEQMALTASGDQTAHIWRYMVQLPAPQPPPDALCDDDQDSSDREEGEVDGEGLCEVPTVRVATTTLKSHQGVVIAADWLVGGRQVVTASWDRAANLYEVETSELVHTLTGHDQELTHCCTHPTQRLVVTSSRDTTFRLWDFRDPSIHSVNVFQGHTDTVTSAVFTVGDNVVSGSDDRTVKVWDLKNMRSPIATIRTDSAVNRISVSANQRIIALPHDNRQVRLFDMSGVRLARLPRSNRMGHRRMVCCTAWNEENQSCNLFTCGFDRQAIGWNINIPALLQEK; from the exons ATGCCTGGAGAGGGCGGAAGCACCAGCGGCTCTGCCTTGGCCGGCCGTCACCCTAAACAGAAGCGCAAGGCTCACAGTTTATCTATCCGGCGCACCaacagcacagaggagagaCCTCTAGGCATCCTAAGAGGAGATATGCtggagggacag GACTCCAAGCTGCCCCTTTCCTTACGGAACAACCTTCTGGACCTGTTCAGCCAGATTGAACGCGAGTTTGAAAACCTCTACATCGAGAATATTGAAT TGCGCCGGGAAATTGACTCCCTGAATGAGCGTTTGACTGGGGATGGACAGACTGTTGAGGGGGGAGATCCCAGCAAGGGAGTCCTGAAAACAAAAG CCAGTCACAGCACGAGCCAACTGTCACAGAAGCTGAAGACTACCTATAAAGCCTCAACCAGCAAG TGCTTGTACACTTTCCACGGAAAAATAGGTGGACCTTGCAACTTCAGTGTGGCCACATGGGAGTTGTGGGGCGGAGATTCATGG ATTGTATCCAGCTTTAAAGCCACCACAGGATCTCGAGCTTTGTGCCAGCTGCTCAAGGAGTATGTGGGGCACAGGGATGGAATCTGGGACCTGAGCGTTGCCCGAACTCAGCCCGTGGTACTGGGGACGgcctctgcag ATCATTCAGCTCTGCTGTGGAGTATAGAGACTGGGAAATGTCTGCTGAGGTATGCTGGCCATGCAGGATCAG TCAACTCTATCAAGTTCCACCCCACGGAGCAGATGGCCCTCACAG CCTCTGGGGACCAGACGGCTCACATCTGGCGCTACATGGTGCAGCTTCCTGCCCCCCAGCCTCCACCAGAT GCGCTGTGCGATGACGACCAAGACTCTTCGGatagagaagagggggaggtggACGGCGAGGGGCTTTGTGAGGTCCCCACCGTTAGGGTCGCTACAACGACCCTGAAAAGTCACCAGGGGGTTGTGATCGCAGCTGACTGGTTGGTCGGAGGCCGCCAAGTGGTCACCGCTTCCTGGGATCGTGCTGCCAACCTGTACGAGGTGGAGACGTCTGAACTGGTTCACACGCTGACAG GACATGATCAAGAGCTGACCCACTGCTGCACCCACCCTACCCAGCGTCTGGTGGTCACTTCCTCCAGAGACACCACCTTCAGGCTGTGGGACTTCAGAGACCCGTCCATCCACTCTGTCAACGTCTTCCAGGGGCACACAGA CACGGTGACATCGGCGGTGTTCACGGTGGGTGACAACGTGGTTTCGGGAAGTGACGACCGCACTGTCAAAGTGTGGGATTTGAAGAACATGAGGTCACCCATAGCAACCATCCGCACTGACTCAGCTGTGAACAG GATCAGCGTCTCCGCCAACCAGAGGATCATCGCTCTTCCACATGACAACCGCCAGGTCCGACTGTTCGACATGAGCGGCGTGAGGCTGGCCAGGCTGCCACGCAGCAACAGAATG GGCCACAGGCGGATGGTGTGTTGCACAGCCTGGAACGAAGAGAACCAGTCGTGCAACCTGTTCACCTGCGGCTTCGATCGCCAGGCCATCGGCTGGAACATCAACATCCCCGCCTTGCTGCAGGAGAAGTGA
- the LOC101078020 gene encoding WD repeat-containing protein 37-like isoform X3 yields MPGEGGSTSGSALAGRHPKQKRKAHSLSIRRTNSTEERPLGILRGDMLEGQDSKLPLSLRNNLLDLFSQIEREFENLYIENIELRREIDSLNERLTGDGQTVEGGDPSKGVLKTKASHSTSQLSQKLKTTYKASTSKIVSSFKATTGSRALCQLLKEYVGHRDGIWDLSVARTQPVVLGTASADHSALLWSIETGKCLLRYAGHAGSVNSIKFHPTEQMALTASGDQTAHIWRYMVQLPAPQPPPDVSALCDDDQDSSDREEGEVDGEGLCEVPTVRVATTTLKSHQGVVIAADWLVGGRQVVTASWDRAANLYEVETSELVHTLTGHDQELTHCCTHPTQRLVVTSSRDTTFRLWDFRDPSIHSVNVFQGHTDTVTSAVFTVGDNVVSGSDDRTVKVWDLKNMRSPIATIRTDSAVNRISVSANQRIIALPHDNRQVRLFDMSGVRLARLPRSNRMGHRRMVCCTAWNEENQSCNLFTCGFDRQAIGWNINIPALLQEK; encoded by the exons ATGCCTGGAGAGGGCGGAAGCACCAGCGGCTCTGCCTTGGCCGGCCGTCACCCTAAACAGAAGCGCAAGGCTCACAGTTTATCTATCCGGCGCACCaacagcacagaggagagaCCTCTAGGCATCCTAAGAGGAGATATGCtggagggacag GACTCCAAGCTGCCCCTTTCCTTACGGAACAACCTTCTGGACCTGTTCAGCCAGATTGAACGCGAGTTTGAAAACCTCTACATCGAGAATATTGAAT TGCGCCGGGAAATTGACTCCCTGAATGAGCGTTTGACTGGGGATGGACAGACTGTTGAGGGGGGAGATCCCAGCAAGGGAGTCCTGAAAACAAAAG CCAGTCACAGCACGAGCCAACTGTCACAGAAGCTGAAGACTACCTATAAAGCCTCAACCAGCAAG ATTGTATCCAGCTTTAAAGCCACCACAGGATCTCGAGCTTTGTGCCAGCTGCTCAAGGAGTATGTGGGGCACAGGGATGGAATCTGGGACCTGAGCGTTGCCCGAACTCAGCCCGTGGTACTGGGGACGgcctctgcag ATCATTCAGCTCTGCTGTGGAGTATAGAGACTGGGAAATGTCTGCTGAGGTATGCTGGCCATGCAGGATCAG TCAACTCTATCAAGTTCCACCCCACGGAGCAGATGGCCCTCACAG CCTCTGGGGACCAGACGGCTCACATCTGGCGCTACATGGTGCAGCTTCCTGCCCCCCAGCCTCCACCAGATGTCAGC GCGCTGTGCGATGACGACCAAGACTCTTCGGatagagaagagggggaggtggACGGCGAGGGGCTTTGTGAGGTCCCCACCGTTAGGGTCGCTACAACGACCCTGAAAAGTCACCAGGGGGTTGTGATCGCAGCTGACTGGTTGGTCGGAGGCCGCCAAGTGGTCACCGCTTCCTGGGATCGTGCTGCCAACCTGTACGAGGTGGAGACGTCTGAACTGGTTCACACGCTGACAG GACATGATCAAGAGCTGACCCACTGCTGCACCCACCCTACCCAGCGTCTGGTGGTCACTTCCTCCAGAGACACCACCTTCAGGCTGTGGGACTTCAGAGACCCGTCCATCCACTCTGTCAACGTCTTCCAGGGGCACACAGA CACGGTGACATCGGCGGTGTTCACGGTGGGTGACAACGTGGTTTCGGGAAGTGACGACCGCACTGTCAAAGTGTGGGATTTGAAGAACATGAGGTCACCCATAGCAACCATCCGCACTGACTCAGCTGTGAACAG GATCAGCGTCTCCGCCAACCAGAGGATCATCGCTCTTCCACATGACAACCGCCAGGTCCGACTGTTCGACATGAGCGGCGTGAGGCTGGCCAGGCTGCCACGCAGCAACAGAATG GGCCACAGGCGGATGGTGTGTTGCACAGCCTGGAACGAAGAGAACCAGTCGTGCAACCTGTTCACCTGCGGCTTCGATCGCCAGGCCATCGGCTGGAACATCAACATCCCCGCCTTGCTGCAGGAGAAGTGA
- the idi1 gene encoding isopentenyl-diphosphate Delta-isomerase 1 has protein sequence MVRPLWAGLRMYRMYRGGKAAPITLRPSCSIITGWDRAASSEVRQRQATFRMPEINTEHLDEKQVQLLSEMCILIDENDHKTGADTKKNCHLNSNIDKGLLHRAFSVFIFNSEEKLLLQQRSDAKITFPGCFTNTCCSHPLHTDGELEEKDAIGVRRAAQRRLKAELGIPMEQVTPDEMTYLTRIHYKAQSDGVWGEHEIDYILFMQKNVDLNPDPNEIKSHCYVSKKELKEMLEKAKRQELKITPWFSLIAETFLFKWWDNLHNLKQFVDCDHIHRM, from the exons ATGGTGCGGCCTTTGTGGGCGGGGCTCCGGATGTACCGGATGTACCGTGGAGGTAAAGCTGCACCGATCACATTGCGACCGAGCTGCTCGATCATCACCGGCTGGGACAGAGCTGCGTCCAG TgaggtgagacagagacaggccACATTCAGAATGCCTGAGATAAACACGGAACACTTGGATGAGAAGCAGGTGCAGCTTCTGTCTGAGATGTGCATCCTTATTGATGAAAATGACCACAAGACCGGAGCCGACACCAAGAAGAACTGCCACCTTAACTCCAACATCGACAAAG GATTGTTACACAGAGCTTTCAGCgtcttcattttcaacagcGAGGAGAAGCTGCTCTTACAACAGAGGTCCGATGCCAAAATCACGTTTCCAG gctgtTTCACAAACACGTGCTGCAGTCATCCTTTACACACTGATGGAGAGTTGGAGGAGAAAGATGCAATCGGAGTAAGGAGGGCTGCTCAGAGGAGGCTCAAAGCCGAGCTCGGCATCCCCATGGAGCAG GTGACACCCGATGAAATGACATACCTGACCAGGATCCACTACAAAGCACAGTCAGACGGCGTGTGGGGTGAACATGAGATCGACTACATCCTCTTCATGCAGAAG AACGTGGACCTGAATCCTGACCCCAACGAGATCAAAAGCCACTGTTATGTTAGTaaaaaggagctgaaggagatgctggagaaagCCAAGCGTCAGGAACTGAAGATCACCCCCTGGTTCAGCCTCATTGCTGAGACCTTCCTCTTCAAATGGTGGGACAACCTGCACAACCTCAAGCAGTTCGTGGATTGCGACCACATCCATCGCATgtag